The Cervus elaphus chromosome 12, mCerEla1.1, whole genome shotgun sequence DNA window CTTTGTTCCTGTGCAGTTTATATCCCTGTTTTGCAGCAGCTGCAGAAAGGGAGGCCGGGGCACAGCTCGGGAGTGCCACTTACTGGCAGCCTGGAGCCAGGAGCCTGGCATTCCCAGCACCAGACAAAGGCCAGTTGATCTttgacccccgcccccccccagaAGCCTTGGCCCTGCCTCTGCCcgcctttctttcttccctgctggcctctccctctgccctcGCTCCTCATTCCCTGGCTTTCCTGCTCCGACTGGCAATTTTTCCCAACTCTTTGCCCAAACCAGTCCTTCCATGCTGTCTTCAAGCCCTACTTCCTGCACATCTCCCAACCCGGACAAGGAGAATCCAAGTAAGAAGGTCCAGTGggcttctgggaggaggaggaggacatcATCCACGGACTCCGAGTCAAAGTCCCAGTCCGACCCCTTCCGACCCCGGTCCCGGAAACCCAGCCGGCTGACGGTGAAGTATGACCGGGGGCAGCTCCAGCGCTGGGTGGAGATGGAGCAGTGGGTGGACACCCAGGTTCAGGAGCTCTTCCAGGTGGGTAGGACCTGGCGGGCCTGGGGACTGGAGGGCACAAGAGAAGTGCTCTATGGAGAGGAAGCTTTTCCCACAGGTGAGGCGTGGGTTTGCAGTCCTGAAACTGGCCTCCCATCAGTCTGGGCTCTGCCTCCCACTCTGTGTAATCTGGAGCAGGTCTTTTAAcgtctctgagactcagttttctatctataaaatggggctatTGATGCCTGTTGTACCCCTTTTGTAGAACTTTTTGA harbors:
- the PPP1R14D gene encoding protein phosphatase 1 regulatory subunit 14D isoform X2 gives rise to the protein MLSSSPTSCTSPNPDKENPSKKVQWASGRRRRTSSTDSESKSQSDPFRPRSRKPSRLTVKYDRGQLQRWVEMEQWVDTQVQELFQDQPTSSEPEIDLEALMELPTEEQKTQLEAILQNCPRPTEPFISELLSQLKKLQRLSRPQK